A genomic window from Daphnia carinata strain CSIRO-1 chromosome 9, CSIRO_AGI_Dcar_HiC_V3, whole genome shotgun sequence includes:
- the LOC130688864 gene encoding ufm1-specific protease 2-like — protein sequence MSTKVVLLSTLVKRLERYQGESAVLYGIKSVKTVTAVTFLNQQKVDENYENILPAGLERIGAFGRCLDEINSDNYIALVQDEKLKCFIQDQDDTFKNVSFKTIDAIDLATLRVETKISVQLSSKEDETDKFLDKLLDKINSDAASFVLDKSKVALLCSGDKSVLYGAPQDVNVEELTTYMQDEDEEENIKTKKKSVDKDVALLFKLYWSTVLEDASSDVPQCAPLIYHQRRNSHVLCLSFDTISVVPWSDPAENIGPILCMAITRQLKLMMEDLKEQLRHTSIRNIEIPEIFHFYPESLQHYVTLVYHPQRSDQSLEGYRKDVHQWFDLPMDRPIFKRGNKHWFARDYEKSRQLINTHVGLNLTGSNVSLVQGRYAYHHYMQDNFDDNGWGCAYRSLQSIISWFRLQGYTERTVPTHHEIQQCLVDIGDKPPSFVKSRQWIGSMEVSFCLQTLIGVESTILNVSSGAEMSSKAQQISEHFRMHGTPIMIGGGVLAHTIIGIDFNQDTGDARFLILDPHYTGGEDLRVIQNKGWCNWKPSSFWKADSFYNMCLPLRPTSF from the exons ACTCTTGTCAAG CGATTGGAGAGATACCAGGGCGAAAGTGCAGTCTTGTACGGCATTAAATCGGTAAAAACTGTAACGGCCGTGACGTTCCTCAACCAACAGAAGGTCGATGAAAACTACGAAAATATACTGCCAGCTGGGCTAGAGAGAATTGGAGCGTTTGGCCGTTGCCTAGACGAAATTAACTCTGATAACTATATAGCTTTGGTCCAAGATGAAAAGTTAAAGTGCTTCATTCAAGATCAAGATGACACTTTCAAGAATGTTTCTTTCAAAACTATTGATGCTATTGACCTAGCAACACTAAGAGTTGAAACCAAGATCTCTGTTCAGCTTTCATCCAAAGAAGACGAGACAGACAAATTCCTTGATAAACTTTTGGACAAGATTAACTCAGATGCAGCTTCATTTGTGTTGGACAAATCAAAAGTTGCACTCTTGTGTAGTGGGGATAAGTCAGTACTGTATGGAGCCCCACAAGATGTCAACGTTGAAGAACTTACAACATACATGCaagatgaagacgaagaggaAAATATCAAGACCAAGAAAAAATCAGTTGACAAGGATGTTGCACTGCTCTTCAAACTGTATTGGTCAACTGTTTTGGAGGATGCATCTTCAGATGTTCCACAGTGTGCACCACTAATATACCATCAGAGAA GAAATAGCCATGTCCTGTGTCTCTCATTTGATACAATCTCAGTGGTCCCCTGGTCAGATCCAGCAGAGAACATTGGACCAATCCTTTGTATGGCCATCACCCGCCAACTGAAACTCATGATGGAAGATTTAAAGGAACAACTTCGTCACACCTCAATCCGCAATATTGAAATACCCGAAATATTCCATTTCTATCCCGAATCTTTGCAACATTACGTTACATTGGTGTACCACCCACAGAGGAGCGACCAATCATTAG aggGTTATCGTAAGGATGTTCACCAATGGTTTGATTTACCAATGGACCGTCCAATTTTTAAACGCGGCAATAAACATTGGTTTGCCAGAGATTATGAAAAGAGTCGTCAGCTGATCAACACGCACGTGGGCCTTAACCTGACTGGTAGCAATGTCTCTTTGGTTCAAGGCAGATATGCCTACCATCACTACATGCAAGATAATTTCGATGACAACGGCTGGGGTTGCGCCTACAGGTCGCTGCAGTCTATTATTTCTTGGTTTCG CCTTCAAGGATACACCGAACGTACAGTTCCAACCCATCATGAAATCCAACAATGTTTGGTGGATATTGGAGACAAGCCCCCTAGTTTTGTCAAATCCAGACAGTGGATCGGTTCTATGGAAGTATCATTTTGTCTTCAGACGCTTATCG GTGTCGAATCAACTATTCTTAACGTATCGAGTGGTGCGGAAATGAGTTCTAAAGCACAGCAAATATCTGAGCATTTCCGAATGCACGGGACTCCCATCATGATCG GCGGTGGCGTTTTGGCTCACACAATTATTGGAATTGATTTTAATCAAGATACGGGTGATGCGCGATTCCTTATATTAGATCCCCATTATACTGGAGGTGAAGACTTGCGAGTTATACAGAATAAAGGCTGGTGTAACTGGAAACCTTCAAGCTTCTGGAAAGCGGATTCCTTTTATAACATGTGCCTACCTCTCAGACCTACATCTTTTTAG